A single region of the Anguilla rostrata isolate EN2019 chromosome 11, ASM1855537v3, whole genome shotgun sequence genome encodes:
- the LOC135235360 gene encoding SPRY domain-containing SOCS box protein 1, translated as MGQKVPGGIKTVDMRDPAFRPLKLELQALDCTKPARLDMLLDMPPAAPEVQVQHSWNNDDRSLNIFVKEDNKLVFHRHPVAQSTDAIRGRVGYTRGLHVWEISWAMRQRGTHAVVGVATGDAPLHSVGYTALVGNNHESWGWDLGRNKLYHDGKNQPGKTYPAFLEPDETFIVPDSFLVVLDMDEGTLSFIVDGQYLGVAFRGLKGKKLYPVVSAVWGHCEIRIRYINGLDPEPLPLMDLCRRSVRMALGRERLSEIHGLPLPASLKNYLLYQ; from the exons ATGGGGCAGAAGGTTCCCGGAGGAATCAAGACTGTGGACATGCGGGACCCTGCGTTTCGGCCGCTGAAGCTGGAGCTGCAGGCCCTGGACTGCACCAAGCCGGCCCGGCTGGACATGCTGCTGGACAtgccccccgccgcccccgagGTCCAGGTGCAGCACTCGTGGAACAACGACGACCGCTCGCTCAACATCTTCGTCAAGGAGGACAACAAGCTGGTCTTCCACCGGCACCCCGTGGCGCAGAGCACGGACGCCATCCGCGGCCGCGTGGGCTACACCCGCGGGCTGCACGTGTGGGAGATCAGCTGGGCCATGCGCCAGCGGGGCACCCACGCcgtggtgggcgtggccacggGCGACGCCCCGCTCCACTCCGTGGGCTACACGGCGCTGGTGGGCAACAACCACGAGTCCTGGGGCTGGGACCTGGGCAGGAACAAGCTCTACCACGACGGCAAGAACCAGCCCGGCAAGACCTACCCCGCCTTCCTGGAGCCCGACGAGACCTTCATCGTGCCCGACTCCTTCCTGGTGGTTTTGGACATGGACGAGGGCACCCTGAGTTTCATTGTGGACGGACAGTATTTGGGGGTCGCTTTCAGGGGACTTAAGGGCAAGAAACTGTACCCCGTAGTCAGCGCGGTGTGGGGTCACTGCGAGATCAGGATCCGCTACATTAACGGACTTGACC ctgaaCCCCTCCCCCTGATGGACCTGTGCCGGCGCTCGGTCAGAATGGCGCTGGGGAGGGAGCGACTGAGCGAGATTCACGGACTTCCCCTGCCCGCCTCCCTCAAGAACTACCTGCTGTACCAATGA